One Pseudoalteromonas espejiana DSM 9414 DNA window includes the following coding sequences:
- a CDS encoding glycoside hydrolase family 16 protein encodes MNIEKTHIARLLAAISLASLAGCGGDSATTSNFENIDASEPVSDWQMVWSDEFDGSAIDTNKWNFELNCDGGGNNEKQCYTDSEQNAFIADGVLNIVALPAEDGAEKPYTSARLNTRYNADFTYGRFEVRAKLPSGQGSWPAFWMLPTDEEYGTWPRSGEIDVLESVNLKTADEDGGIESSIHGTLHYGRAWPDNSYTGQEYKFPEDTNPADDFHTYAIEWQEGEIRWYVDGYLYATQRQSEVRTNANGEAVGLAHRGWFAEYFEQGSGELETHWDSAPYDKDFHLLLNLAVGGDWPENVNELGVDASAFENGQTFAIDYVRVYQCASNPDTGKGCETIRPGYDSLDDALLEGDAPIPSPPSTGIATPLTIFGDSFNPNWPAWDCCGGSTPAIVSDEEQGDVVEFTIGSEPTVVGFISRDAFITDENGAATPFDASPMLEEGYVRFKMKVTSAPSVPDTTWFVKLESTEASTDADMPLPNSVEGQAPVVGQWQTYTFLLSDLADLDLDVSSIDVLMVFPEWGTGEGATFLIDDVEITQDNIGASPELTIFEDEQNLAWPMWDCCGGSTPVETMDDEEHGLTAEFSIGAEPTVMGFNSRTEAGGAAESFDASSILDEGVIQFDLKVTSTPSDPATPWLFKVEANGATSFAELELTQSVEGVAPVTGEWQTYTFKLSDLAGAGLDVSTIDVLMIFPAWGAGEGAVYRVDNVKIYNPNATPVASGELNVFTDTVADQWSIWDCCGGSTPTTETDDDQHGAVAQFSIGATPTVMGFLADEDVSFDASALLENGVVQFDMKVVSAPSNVDAQWLFKIESIGASSAVELALNQSVEGQTPVTGEWQTYTFPIQQLFDAGLDISALNVIMVFPSWDMGDGALYRLDNVVIANP; translated from the coding sequence CGACTCAGCCACAACATCTAATTTTGAAAATATTGACGCTTCTGAGCCAGTTTCAGATTGGCAAATGGTATGGAGCGACGAATTTGACGGCTCTGCCATTGATACTAACAAATGGAACTTTGAGCTAAATTGCGACGGCGGTGGTAATAACGAAAAACAATGTTACACCGACAGCGAACAAAATGCTTTTATTGCCGACGGTGTGCTTAATATTGTTGCCCTACCCGCAGAAGATGGCGCTGAAAAGCCATACACGTCTGCGCGTCTAAACACCCGTTACAATGCTGACTTTACTTATGGCCGCTTTGAAGTACGTGCAAAGCTACCTTCGGGGCAAGGCAGTTGGCCAGCATTTTGGATGCTACCAACCGATGAAGAATACGGCACATGGCCACGCTCTGGCGAGATTGATGTTTTAGAGTCTGTAAACCTTAAAACCGCTGATGAAGATGGCGGTATTGAATCAAGCATTCATGGCACTTTGCACTATGGCCGCGCATGGCCAGATAACAGCTACACGGGCCAAGAATACAAATTCCCTGAAGATACTAACCCAGCCGATGACTTTCATACCTACGCCATTGAATGGCAAGAAGGCGAAATTCGCTGGTACGTAGATGGCTACTTATATGCAACGCAGCGCCAATCAGAAGTACGCACGAATGCTAATGGCGAAGCGGTAGGCCTTGCTCACCGTGGTTGGTTTGCAGAGTATTTTGAACAAGGTTCTGGCGAGCTTGAAACTCATTGGGATAGCGCACCTTACGATAAAGACTTTCACCTATTATTAAACCTAGCAGTAGGTGGCGACTGGCCAGAAAACGTAAACGAGTTAGGTGTAGATGCCAGCGCATTTGAAAACGGCCAAACGTTTGCAATTGATTACGTACGCGTTTATCAATGTGCATCTAACCCAGATACCGGCAAAGGCTGTGAAACTATTCGCCCAGGTTACGATAGCCTAGACGATGCCCTTCTTGAAGGTGACGCGCCTATTCCTAGCCCGCCATCTACCGGTATTGCTACCCCTTTAACTATTTTTGGCGATAGCTTTAACCCTAACTGGCCAGCATGGGATTGTTGTGGTGGCTCTACACCTGCAATTGTAAGTGATGAAGAGCAAGGCGACGTTGTTGAATTTACAATAGGCAGTGAGCCTACAGTGGTTGGTTTTATTAGCCGCGATGCGTTTATTACTGATGAAAACGGTGCTGCAACGCCATTTGATGCATCACCTATGTTAGAAGAAGGCTACGTACGCTTTAAAATGAAAGTAACAAGCGCACCAAGCGTGCCTGATACTACATGGTTTGTAAAACTTGAAAGCACAGAAGCCTCAACCGATGCAGATATGCCGCTTCCAAATAGTGTTGAAGGCCAAGCACCTGTTGTAGGCCAATGGCAAACCTATACATTTTTACTTTCAGATCTGGCTGACTTAGATTTGGATGTAAGTTCAATTGACGTACTTATGGTATTTCCTGAGTGGGGCACGGGCGAAGGTGCAACCTTTTTAATTGATGATGTTGAAATTACACAAGACAACATAGGCGCATCACCCGAGCTGACTATTTTTGAAGATGAGCAAAACCTAGCATGGCCAATGTGGGATTGTTGTGGCGGCTCAACACCTGTTGAAACAATGGACGATGAAGAACACGGTTTAACTGCCGAGTTTAGCATTGGTGCAGAGCCTACAGTAATGGGTTTTAACAGCCGCACTGAAGCAGGTGGTGCTGCTGAATCGTTTGATGCAAGCAGCATTTTAGATGAAGGCGTTATACAATTTGATTTAAAAGTAACGTCTACCCCTAGCGACCCTGCTACCCCGTGGTTATTTAAAGTAGAAGCAAATGGCGCAACATCGTTTGCAGAGCTTGAACTAACACAAAGTGTTGAAGGTGTAGCGCCAGTTACAGGCGAGTGGCAAACCTATACGTTTAAGTTATCAGATCTCGCGGGGGCAGGCCTTGATGTAAGCACTATTGACGTACTTATGATTTTTCCGGCATGGGGCGCAGGTGAAGGCGCGGTTTACCGTGTCGATAACGTTAAAATTTACAACCCTAATGCAACGCCAGTTGCCTCAGGTGAGCTTAACGTATTTACAGATACAGTAGCCGATCAGTGGAGCATTTGGGATTGTTGTGGTGGCTCTACACCAACTACAGAAACCGATGATGATCAGCACGGCGCTGTGGCTCAATTTAGCATTGGGGCTACCCCTACTGTAATGGGCTTTTTAGCCGATGAAGACGTATCGTTTGATGCATCTGCCTTATTAGAAAATGGTGTTGTACAATTTGATATGAAAGTAGTCTCTGCACCCTCAAACGTTGATGCACAATGGTTATTTAAAATTGAATCAATTGGCGCATCAAGTGCTGTTGAGCTGGCATTAAATCAAAGCGTTGAAGGGCAAACACCGGTTACAGGCGAGTGGCAAACATACACCTTCCCTATTCAGCAGTTATTTGATGCAGGCTTAGATATTAGCGCATTAAACGTAATTATGGTTTTTCCTAGCTGGGATATGGGCGACGGCGCACTATACCGTCTAGATAACGTGGTAATTGCTAACCCATAA